ATATACAAAAAATTGAAACACCAAAAAatccaaaatcataatttttatattttctcattcttttaaaattaaccttcAATATCGCAAAGAAAAACAAAGCTGCagaaaaaaaagaccaaattacagaatgtgtaaatgttgagagttaaattttTAGAGTCAAGACTAAATCGACATAacttataaatgttgagggttaaaaccgttattttttccaattttaaaatttgtcacCATTTGTCAATTTGGTgacaaaaaaaagaagacaaaattaaataatgaagtgatcattttgtaatttttcttaattaaataaacaaaaaagaaagataatAATAACTGAATGACTACTAGTATAATTTAcccaatataaaaatatttttttaaaacatatacaAGTAATTCTTAATTGGGTTTAATAAATTTGTATGATATAATTATATGGTAATTAAGATAACGTGAACCACAAAATTTTCTATATTCAATCTCCGAATTTACACCTCATGTTCCTAACAGATTATCGATTTCCCAAAAATGTCTAAAAAGCAAAACATTTCATCCAAACttaatttattcttatttcaaATCGCTTCTTCTTCTCCTCCGTTGCTGGCTAAGGCCGCCAtctttaagacattaattaacaTCAATTATCTTATAAACAAATTTCcaatttgttgttgttgttgtataAATTGGTAATTAGTGTTACGAATTTAGGGAGTTTGAAGATGGTGGCAATGCATGTGGAGCAACTCAATCAATTAAAGGACATTTTCACGAGGTTCGACATGGATTCCGATGGCAGCCTTACGATTTTGGAGCTGGCGGCGTTGCTCCGGTCGTTAGGACTTAAACCGACGGGGGATCAAATCCATGTTCTATTGGCCAACATGGATTCTAATGGCAATGGTGCAGTGGAGTTTGAAGAATTAGCGAATGCCATTGTACCTCATATGAATGAACAGGTACTTGTAAATCAAGAGCAACTCATGGAGGTATTTCATTTGTTCGATCGTGACGGTAACGGCTACATCACACCGGCGGAATTGGCGGGTTGTATGGCTAAAATGGGGCAACCGTTATCGTACCGAGAGTTAACGGAGATGATCAGAGAGGCTGATGCGGATGGAGATGGTGTGATTAGCTTCAATGAGTTTTCTACAGTAATGGCTAGGTCAGCCCTGGATTTTCTAGGCGTTCGTTTATCTATGTAACCAAAGATTTTTCTGGTTTTAATGTTTAGGTGACATGGTTGATTTGGGTCCCAGATTTAAATTGCTGTCATACTCATATCCATCGTAAATATCATAATCTTACGTTTGTAGGCCACTCTTTAAATCAtggatttttctttttcctttttgtgtGTAAATGTGAATTTCTAAAAATACATGATTGTGTATCTCTAACTTAGTCTTTAATTCCATTCATCAATATATATTACAGGAATAAGCAGCTGGTAGCCATTTTATGAACTTTTGATTCCATCTCCAAATTAATTACTCTATATTTTTCTATCTTATTCACTTATTTTATATCAAATATTTGATATAACATCTTAAAAATGGCttagattaaataattaaagtctaaagtgagaattaaattaattaatcattataaatCTGTTGAACGAGGCAATTCAATTAGTTTCCTCATGAATTCTAATACAgtcattgaaaaaaataattaataaaacaaataatattttgagaaatagaaagtCACTATtgagttggataaattataaTTGTTCGATAAAAGTCTAGATCATACATAATTATACCCAATACATGAGATAGGCTCAAAAGCCCAGTCTCATGTTAAGGGGGTGGCAAACCCTTGTCTCAATAACggtattaaaatattattatttaattaataattattcaaCTAGAACTTTTGTATGGGCTCTCTATAAATAGAAATTATGAATAGACTTAATAAGTTTTATACAAGCTGTTGAGCATTGTTATTCTGTTGAAAAATAGtggtaatttatttttaaaataaattatactcTTTTTGAAAAGCTCGTAGCTTTCAATTCTATAAGAGATTTAACTTTTCCACTAGAAGTTAAGAAAAGTTTTCATTCAGTGCAATTGGTTTATTTTGTTTAAGCTTACACTCAAAGCAATTCGAGGTTCGAGGATATGAGAGAATTCCTTTTAGTAGGAAGCTAGTAGATGACTTAGTTTGTCTCGTaatggactagttttaacaaaggGAAAACATAGACAAACTAtgttaatagaaataaaaaaagggagaaaaacaGAGGGAAaaacagaagagaatggaaaataaagaaaaaaaagaaatttaaaaaaatataaaaatgaaattgctcaaaatgaaaaaaaaatataaggtcCAATTGTagatttaacctaaaatttttgttcgaaatgatgatttaacgtgccacgtcaactTACCATTACACCGTTAACATCAATTAACAGCTGAgcgactaaaatgttacaacacgataatgtaagtggctaaaacgtaacatttcatacatatgtgactaaaatgtaacctgaggcaaacaaaagtgactattttgatagtttacccaattaaatataacaattaataataaatacaatgaatttaaatatgcttaaaaattatcaaaaaatagaTCTTATGTAACATATTATTCTCTTAAATCTCATGTAGCTTCTCTTAAATTTTATTCTCCTGTGTTCGTAAACCTAActgaacaattagataaaatcatcataatttATAGATTTGTGATTATTCCTTTTATCATTTGCAATTcaattagttaaattattttaaacagaactaatatttatataatcaatataaatattataatatgaaattattttgtaacatgacataattatctttagcacatattatattataaaagaagTATACATACACTTTTAAGGACATATAATATATCAattgttatttaattaaattgcGAATGTATAATAATTATTGTAACATTATAATATTACAACGTGCGTTCTAGAAATTCTGATGACTTCATCTTATTATTCAGTTAAGtttatgaatataaaaaaataagattgaagagaataagatgataataaatgagatatatttttctgataaatttttttaaagatatttaaatttattattaattattctatttaattttagaaattattttattgatatttgtatattatttattagtttgtGTAAACTTTAATTAAAGTTAAGGACTAAGTTTGATTATATTTTGTAACAAATGCGGGATTGGATATCCAAATAACAAATGCAAAGTCGGATTTTTAGGTAAATTTGTGGATGAATGAATTGTAATATTGGTTTTCAGCAAAAATACAAACTTTTCGTCACGACAAATTTGAAGATGTTACAATTCCtcctttttttttagtaaatttcatcatcaaaatctACCCAAAGGAAATATAAAAACAATGCATACATTGGAAGAGAAAACAAACTGAAGAATTATGTACTTatattgatattgaatttgttTAGACAAATTACCACTTAATTTTGTTCACCTGATCGCAATGTAATAGAAGTGGCAGTGGAAGATAAAGCGGGGAAAACGGGATGCTATGGCAATGCCATGTTGGAGAGACACTGGTGGCTCCAATGAAACCTTTGCCATGTCTTGTAAGATATGATGGGTCCAACCACAAAGAATTATTCCAATTTGGACATATTGGTTTCCACTTTCTCCCCTCAATCTTCAACCTTTTATTTCTCATCACACAATCCTCAAAGGCTCAAACTCTTCATTGACCAGACATTTTTAACAGTGCATGTCTGCTTCAAAACTTTACACTGCAACAACCAAAACCCAACGCTCTAAACTGGTCTTCTTCAATGGCAGTGCAGATGGCTATCCGAGTTTCACCCACTGCAAGGCTTTCTCTTCCaccaccatcaccatcaccaccTTCTCCTTCAGTACcatcatccacaatctcaaccAAACCTTTTTTAAAACCCCAACAACCTAAACCCATCTCTCTATCACTCCCAACATCCACAGCTATCTCTTTATTAGCTTTATTTTCACCTCCCCATGAAGCCAAAGCTATCAATCTTAGCAAAGAACAAATTATTTCATCTCTCAATGAAGTAAGAATTCCAAACTGCTGTCAAAATAGTGATTGAACaatgttttgttttatgttttggttCTTTCATTACAGGTGGAGAAAACCATTGATCAAGTTCAAGAAGCCAGTTCAAGTGCCTTGGATGTAGCACAACAGATATTTGATGTTGTCGGAAAAGTTTTGAAACCAGCCATAGATGCTGGGGTACCTATTGCCCAGAAAGCTGGAGAAGAAGCATTGAAAGTGGCTTCTCCAGCTATATCCGAAGCTTCAAAGAAAGCCCAAGAAGCATTTCAAGGCACTGGTCTTGACACTGAACCTGTTCTTAGTGCCGCCAAGGTTTCATCTCTAgctcttttctttcaatttctcaaTGTTGAATGCAAAGCCAAAGACTGCATTTTGattatgtttgaaaagttttagcTTTGGATACTCACTTCGAATTGGATTAAGCGGAGAATCTTTGGACTAAATTTGGAGGtttagtaaaattttcaaaaatttaaagagtcagaataattttttttaaaaaattggggtctaattaaaaatcttaaaatttttgtgagataaataaaaattttcaaaaattttaacagaacttaattaaaattttcaaaaaaaaaattaaaagatataatgagaattttaaaaaaattgaggggcctaattaaatttttttaaaaactttaagggAGAAATCAAAATTTTGGGGGGCTCTGATCGGATAGTGCAATATGCCTTTCTATATGTTCATGCACTTGAATGTTAAATAAGGATGTGCTGCAATAGGCTTTAAAGATTGAATTGTGTACAAAGCACAGTGAGGAAGGAAGGGCGAAAAACAAAAGGTAAAAATCTCTCTCTAGTCCTTCTCAATTGAGCAAATTTGTCTCTCTAAAAAAATTGAAGCAACataatttttgtcaaatttgAAAGTGAGTAACTAAGTATAATTAATCATCACCTTAATGTTTTCCAATTGTATATGATTctgattagtataataataaatttagccctcaaagtgtatacattctatcaatttggtcctaatgtAACAAATTTAACCAGCAACTTGTATAAATATTGaggatgaatttattgaattctTTAGAATTaagaccaaaatgaaaaaaatatataaacattgaaggctaaatttgttactaTATCAACCAAAACTGTACAATTGACGAAAGACATTAACattgtccttagttgctcactttcaaaattggTAGGGATTAAATTCCTCCAAAATTTTTGAGAGGGACCTATTTGCTTAATTTGGAAATTGAGAGGAACTAAAAAGATCTTTTTACCAAAAAGAAGGATCCTAGGCTTGTAAGAGGGTGTAATAACCAATGTTGCTCCGACATTTTTTAATATAAGCAACTTCTTGCACAAGTTGCCGAGTAAAACATCATTTACCGGCTCGGTGTTGGTTGCAGACGGCGGCGGACGCGGCGAAACAAACTACAAAGGTGATTGAAGTAGCCAAGCCTATAGCTTCTTCAACAGTGGAAACCATCACATCAGCAGAGCCAATAACAATTGTAGCAACTGGTGGTGCATTATTTGTTGCATATCTCCTCATTCCTCCCATTTGGTCTTTCATCTCTTATAACCTTCGTGGTTACAAAGGTGGTCATTGCTTATAGCATGATATATACTTCGGAATTTTCATTTTTCCTCAACTACCCCATATGcaatacatggaaaaacttagaaatttgatTATGCTTTTATCTGATATTCACCCGAACCCGACTACTTTAAGAAAAGAAATATTGATATGTTGCttgtttgttgttgttgtttaggTGATCTTACACCGGCTCAAGCTCTTGATTTAATCTCTACACAAAATTATGTTATGATTGATATTCGGTCGGAGAAGGACAAGGATAGGGCCGGTGTCCCCCGCCTTCCCTCCAGTGCTAAGAACAGGATGGTTGCTATTCCGTAAGTAATCCGGATCCcacacatattttaaatatatatgtctATATAACAAAATTGAGTAACTCATGTCAGACATCGAGGTGAATGTATTCATCTATGTGATCATAGTAGACACATGCTGCCTAATACTCTGTTAATTGGGGTTGAGTATGAGAGCCAGATACGAATATATGCACCTAATAAGGGTATGTTAGTTTCTGTTTACTCGGATTAGAGTATATAGGTATCTGACACAGGTACGTTCATTTCTGTTTTGAAAGACCAATGCCGCCTAATTGTATGTTACTCGAGGTTAAATATGAGAGTCAGATACAGAGTATGTATCCGACAGGAATATGAGAGTCTTGATAAACaaatcttgattttccccttTGCTTTTGGAACCAAACCAGTAGTTGAAATAGTCCGACTATCGTTTCAGCTGAATTTTTTTCTCAGTTCAAGCGGCTAGTACTGATTTGCTGGTCAattggttttttgttttttttctgtaCTAGTCCTAGTGTTCGTGGATCAATTAGTCATTTGCCTCTCTGTGAAGTGCTATCTCAACCAATTCCTAGTCTAATCGATCCGGTCCGGTTCTAGAAACTCAGGGTCAAATCACCATGTAAATGTTGTTTGGATTGTTTCAAACCATCAATTTAATGCTTTCACCATTTCAGTTTGGAAGAGTTGCCAAGCAAGTTAAGAAGCTTAGTGAGAAATACAAAGAAAGTAGAAGCAGAGATTGCAGCATTGAAGATTTCATATctcaagaaaatcagcaaaagcACAAACATTGTAATCATGGATTCGTAAGTGTCTTATTATTTCAATCCCCCCCCATCTCATGAATTTAGTTGCATTTACAAACAAATCCATACTAACAAAAACTAATCTTTTGAATGTTCAGCTACTGTGACTCAGCAAAAACAGTGGCTAGAACATTAGCGAGTCTCGGTTTCAACAACTGTTGGGTTGTTGCCGACGGGTTCTCGGGACGAAAAGGGTGGTTACAGAGTCGACTCGGAACTGATTCATACAACTTTTCGCTGGTGGAGGTCTTGTCGCCGTCTAATGTGTTTCCGGCAGCTGCTAAACGTTTTGGTACGACCAGCACCAAGTTTCTTCCCGGTGCGGAATAATTATTTGTTGATTGAATCATGGGAAGGTATATTATGAATGCACAAAGAGAaattgaaatatgaatgtgcattgTTTGTTTAGATCACATCTTTTTCTTGGAATAATCTCTTATAATTCTTTCATTAATGTTCATCTTTTCCTAAAAATACGTAAATCAGGTGCAAGCGAGCCAATTTGAGTTCAAATACTGTTAAGTTCAAGCTCGGTTTAAAATTTGAAGCTCGAAACTTGACTCAAGCTTGATCTAACATcaatttttaagttcaaatttAGTTCGAAATGTAACCAAGCTACTCGAGTTTAAGCTTGATTATATTCATTAATATTTAAGATCAAGCTTGATTaaacttgtttattaatttttgtacttGATCCTAGCTGACAAAAAGTTCAtacttttcacataaaataaattttaagactctcaaaaaaattataaattaagttaATTGAGCTTTAAATCTTAACAATAATGAAAAAGACCAAATACATTTAATGCTATTTTTCAAGAGAAGGcattgtataaaataatatatataaatcaagCTAGCAAAAAAATAATTGACGAAAGATAGGGGTTTTCTTTGAATCCCTAAATAAACCGAGTAAATAGTTTCTTTGCTACCCCTAATTCATCTTAAACACGGTTAGTTTACACGCCAAGTCGTAATATCCTAGCAAAGAAACACTTTTTAGtcattaggattttttttttaaattaaggtaTTTTCTATGTTGATTTGATAGttcataaatataattttttttttgagatttatgATTGTCATTACTAcctattatttttatggtttaaatCTAAGTTTTCTTTTTTAGAGTGTAATGTATCTTTTTTAGAAATAGTACTAGAGTAGAATGAGACGAATATTGCTAAATCTATCACCATATAATCTTGAAAATCCCTATCTAAAGATATTAGATACATTCATCCTCACCCAACCTCTCTCccatttaaattttgttatttatctttaatattttcaatattttaaaagtaaagtaaatatttaaacataacattttaaaaaattatttaaacataaaatatatgattattttatattacattattacatttttaccgtattaatagtttatatatataaagataaacTGAAAATTTCATATAATAGAGCGGGTTGAATGTCAGGcaaacaattataataatagcTCGATATCAATTATCTAAAAAAATCACTTACCCcacattcaatttttaaaaaaaataaaaattactccATTCAAATCGGATTGATTTAGAATCGATAAATAACACAGGTGAATGAATctcaaatcatccaaaatctaTTCAAAAGGCAACAGACAAATTCAAGAACATCATCAGTGACTAAAATTGTAATTACatacgatgatgatgatgatgatgatgatgataataataattaagcaAAGCCTCTGATATATTTCATGTTAGTTTTGTGATTGCTTCTCCTGGCACAGCAACCAATAGAATAAACGAAGAAGAGGAAAACAACTAGAATTATATTGATGAAAGCTAATGACCTCCATTCCTTTCTCAAGTTGGCTAGTATCCCACTTTTGCATGAGTTACAATCATAGCATAACTCCCGTGGGTTGTTGCTCCATGTTTTGCAATCAGGGTCCGATGTGGCTGCACCAGATTTCGGTACTTCCCAAAATGACGCATTCTTTGGTTTGAACCCACATGAACTTGGTGGCTTGCAGCACCCACCCTAAGTGAGGATTCACAAATCAAATAACCAACGCAAAATAAGAACATTGTTGACGGTTGTGTCTACTTTTAGAGTATCTGACACCCTCAACAGAGGAATTGTTTTTGGGATTTAtgttagattttaattttaaaattttatctttcaaCTTCACAAAGAGTCTTGGACAGGTCCACAAAGTTTAGTGAAAACGTTTCGATCCatcaaaaaaatgtttttatcATTTGGCCTTGGTGGTAATAACACTTACTTACCTTAAAAATATTTCTTATGTGGATCAAGACATTCCTATTAAACTTCATGAACCCATCGAAAGCTTCTTGTGAAGTTGGGagaaaatccaaattaaaacataGCATATACACTCCGAAAACGAAATCTCTATTGAGAGTTAAAACACTCCAAAGCAAACGCTCGCACTCAACAaacatatatgtgtatgtatgtacCTGTATTGCAGGGAAGGTCTTTTTGAAAAAAACCAAAGCTTTATAATTAACTCCATTAGCATTGCTTCCACTGGTACAAACCCTAGCATCAATCAAACAACTCTTAATCCGATTCCAATTCTTATCATTAACGAAATGATTTTGTAACCAATGCGAGAAATCCATTGTTTTtgatgaagttggttcagcatgcagcaaactcgacagcatgcaggccatgaagaccaagacatgcaggagctgctgatgcaagcttattttgtttattttgtaattcctagtcaatgaaatgtaatcttagttcatttctaactaagttaggttgttgactgatgtaattagcttatgtatgagctgtaaacacaactttgtataagtttacaagccaaaatttcaagtttccatgtcattagtggaggtaggtgatgtttaggtaattacttactgtttttgacaagcttagtgcctggtttatgtattggcattgtgccattatgcaatttatgaatgaagttcagtttgttcatcaatttttctcttcattttctcttagcttttcttcctttctcttgctcgaattctcttgtttgctcagcaagtctcgagacttgctcgACAAGTCTGTACTGAATCTGTTAGTTTCAGTTAtagcaccaacaattggtatctagagcctatttcttaagggatctgttacACAAAtccatggcttcatcaagcttttcaccagctgcacctcaagtcttcaatggagaaggctatcacatatgggtggtcaaaatgaaga
The Gossypium hirsutum isolate 1008001.06 chromosome A07, Gossypium_hirsutum_v2.1, whole genome shotgun sequence genome window above contains:
- the LOC107926672 gene encoding probable calcium-binding protein CML15, with product MVAMHVEQLNQLKDIFTRFDMDSDGSLTILELAALLRSLGLKPTGDQIHVLLANMDSNGNGAVEFEELANAIVPHMNEQVLVNQEQLMEVFHLFDRDGNGYITPAELAGCMAKMGQPLSYRELTEMIREADADGDGVISFNEFSTVMARSALDFLGVRLSM
- the LOC107926613 gene encoding calcium sensing receptor, chloroplastic, encoding MAVQMAIRVSPTARLSLPPPSPSPPSPSVPSSTISTKPFLKPQQPKPISLSLPTSTAISLLALFSPPHEAKAINLSKEQIISSLNEVEKTIDQVQEASSSALDVAQQIFDVVGKVLKPAIDAGVPIAQKAGEEALKVASPAISEASKKAQEAFQGTGLDTEPVLSAAKTAADAAKQTTKVIEVAKPIASSTVETITSAEPITIVATGGALFVAYLLIPPIWSFISYNLRGYKGDLTPAQALDLISTQNYVMIDIRSEKDKDRAGVPRLPSSAKNRMVAIPLEELPSKLRSLVRNTKKVEAEIAALKISYLKKISKSTNIVIMDSYCDSAKTVARTLASLGFNNCWVVADGFSGRKGWLQSRLGTDSYNFSLVEVLSPSNVFPAAAKRFGTTSTKFLPGAE
- the LOC107926655 gene encoding tetraspanin-12, whose amino-acid sequence is MVRVSNSIVVFVNTMLLLLGLISLFLGIYFVIVNNGSNSSSHCRKVLTNPLLILSGFLVTVSLLGLIGSLFKNSFFLFVYLGVMFLSILCLIGFTVFVFLITNNDAGKVFSEKEFFVKERKTGHFGLTQLGLLGLLQVLQKLLQHAEPTSSKTMDFSHWLQNHFVNDKNWNRIKSCLIDARVCTSGSNANGVNYKALVFFKKTFPAIQGGCCKPPSSCGFKPKNASFWEVPKSGAATSDPDCKTWSNNPRELCYDCNSCKSGILANLRKEWRSLAFINIILVVFLFFVYSIGCCARRSNHKTNMKYIRGFA